In Gigantopelta aegis isolate Gae_Host chromosome 6, Gae_host_genome, whole genome shotgun sequence, the following are encoded in one genomic region:
- the LOC121374417 gene encoding putative nuclease HARBI1 produces the protein MIGVWPAYTQRIASVLRKRTYRVPFLALLHFFVDLGRETMEVALLQHQHDLMNLAVHHIQDNKRRRRRREVWVRPWIGRRRQFGLYDQLLVEFRNEDQRSFKNFMRIPPEMFDEPLARVGPRITKQHTWYREPLEPGLKLALTLHHLASGSKYSTMKYGWRVPHNTQSLIVREVCEAIIDEYMPEVMNCPTTPEGRRAMSDKFLQKWNFPHTCEALDGKHIACKCPPKSGSQYFNYKGFYPVVLMALVDADDKFIWADLGGTGSAADAQIYNNSEIKEFAEDGTIGFPAPDPLPNDYQDVPYFFIGDDVFALRETTMKSYSLRGLDNEERIFNYRLSRARRVVENAFGILANRFQVLLTTMQHNPSTVKVIVKACIVLHNLMRIRYPGLQNQQLDTLDIRSSYATHTLAIRRVRWP, from the coding sequence ATGATTGGCGTCTGGCCAGCGTATACCCAGCGTATTGCCAGCGTTTTGAGAAAGCGTACATATAGGGTGCCATTTCTAGCTCTTCTTCACTTCTTCGTGGACCTCGGACGAGAGACGATGGAGGTAGCTCTTCTCCAACACCAGCATGATCTGATGAATTTGGCAGTTCACCACATCCAAgataacaaaagaagaagaagaagacgtgAAGTCTGGGTGAGACCATGGATCGGCAGGCGACGGCAGTTTGGCCTCTACGACCAGCTTCTGGTGGAGTTCCGAAACGAGGACCAAAGATCATTCAAGAACTTCATGCGGATTCCCCCCGAGATGTTCGATGAGCCTCTAGCCAGAGTGGGTCCCAGGATCACCAAACAACACACCTGGTACAGGGAGCCCCTGGAGCCTGGACTGAAGCTCGCACTGACTTTACACCACCTTGCCTCTGGGAGCAAGTATTCAACCATGAAGTACGGTTGGAGGGTCCCCCACAACACCCAGTCACTCATCGTCAGAGAGGTCTGCGAAGCCATCATCGATGAGTACATGCCCGAGGTGATGAACTGCCCCACCACTCCTGAGGGACGGCGTGCCATGTCTGACAAGTTCCTCCAGAAGTGGAACTTCCCCCATACATGTGAAGCACTAGATGGGAAGCACATTGCCTGCAAGTGTCCTCCAAAGAGTGGTTCCCAATACTTCAACTATAAGGGATTCTACCCTGTTGTACTCATGGCCCTTGTTGACGCGGACGACAAGTTCATCTGGGCAGACCTCGGTGGTACAGGATCAGCAGCAGACGCACAGATCTACAATAACTCTGAAATCAAGGAATTTGCTGAAGACGGTACCATCGGATTCCCGGCCCCAGATCCTCTACCCAATGACTACCAGGATGTCCCCTACTTCTTCATCGGCGACGATGTCTTCGCCCTCCGAGAGACCACGATGAAGTCATACAGCCTCCGGGGTCTGGACAATGAAGAGAGGATATTTAACTACAGGCTTTCCCGCGCCAGGAGGGTGGTTGAAAATGCCTTCGGCATCCTGGCGAACCGCTTCCAGGTTCTGCTGACTACCATGCAGCATAACCCCTCCACTGTCAAGGTCATCGTGAAAGCCTGCATTGTCCTGCACAATCTGATGAGGATACGGTACCCTGGACTCCAGAACCAACAGCTCGATACGCTGGACATACGCAGTTCATACGCTACTCATACGCTAGCCATACGCAGAGTACGCTGGCCATAg